A window of Ignavibacteria bacterium contains these coding sequences:
- a CDS encoding regulatory protein RecX: MIEVIKIERKGNRIKIFFSQSDPILLSIDTYNKFQLSLNQKLSENYLEDIIAYEELNQAKQSALRFLAIRNHSIFELRRKLSQKKFAPETVNKTLESLIHSQLIDDEKFAKEFADELTKRKYFGPSRIKTELRKRGISDSQVKSLLTDISDETEMKNLETTAEKYLKRFSTKLTPSDKQKVINYLFQKGFSWEKIKIFIDKID, from the coding sequence ATGATTGAAGTTATTAAGATTGAGCGAAAAGGAAATCGTATAAAGATTTTCTTTTCCCAATCTGATCCTATACTTCTTTCAATTGATACCTACAATAAATTTCAATTATCGCTCAATCAAAAACTTTCTGAAAATTATCTTGAAGACATAATTGCATATGAAGAGTTAAATCAGGCTAAGCAATCCGCACTTAGATTTTTAGCGATTCGTAATCATTCGATCTTTGAACTCAGGAGAAAACTTAGCCAAAAGAAATTCGCTCCCGAGACTGTCAATAAAACATTGGAGAGTCTAATACACTCTCAATTAATTGATGATGAAAAATTTGCCAAAGAGTTTGCAGATGAATTGACTAAAAGAAAATATTTTGGGCCTAGCAGGATCAAAACCGAACTTCGAAAACGGGGAATAAGTGATTCTCAAGTAAAATCTCTTTTGACAGACATTTCTGATGAAACTGAAATGAAAAATTTAGAAACTACAGCAGAAAAATATTTAAAACGATTTTCAACAAAACTCACTCCTTCAGATAAGCAGAAAGTAATAAACTATCTTTTTCAAAAAGGCTTCAGCTGGGAAAAAATTAAAATTTTTATTGATAAAATAGATTAA